One segment of Ricinus communis isolate WT05 ecotype wild-type chromosome 8, ASM1957865v1, whole genome shotgun sequence DNA contains the following:
- the LOC8282416 gene encoding serine/threonine-protein kinase BSK1: protein MGCCESSLVTETHPEKDQTKKQTQINNHNNPSPSSVLLDPSTGIPSFSEFSFSDLKAATDNFSSDNIVSESGEKAPNLVYKGRLQNRRWIAVKKFTKMAWPDPKQFAEEAWGVGKLRHKRLANLIGYCCDGDERLLVAEYMPNDTLAKHLFHWENQTIEWAMRLRVAFYIAEALDYCSSQGRPLYHDLNAYRVLFDEDGDPRLSCFGLMKNSRDGKSYSTNLAYTPPEYLRNGRVTPESVMYSFGTVLLDLLSGKHIPPNHALDMIRGRNIILLMDSHLEGNFSTEEATVVVGLGSQCLQYEPRERPSTKDLVTTLARLQTKLDVPSYVMLGIAKHEEAPPTPQRPLSPMGEACSRMDLTAIHQILVMTHYKDDEGTNELSFQEWTQQMRDMLDSRKHGDYAFRDKDFKTAIDCYSQFIDVGTMVSPTVFARRSLCYLMNDQPDAALRDAMQAQCVYPEWPTAFYMQSVALAKLDMHNDAADMLNEAAALEEKKRSGKGS, encoded by the exons ATGGGGTGTTGTGAATCTTCATTAGTAACAGAAACCCATCCAGAAAAGGACCAAACgaaaaaacaaacccaaaTTAATAACCATAATAACCCATCTCCATCTTCTGTGCTTCTAGACCCTTCTACTGGAATCCCATCTTTCTCTGAGTTCTCTTTCTCAGACCTCAAAGCAGCCACTGATAACTTCAGCTCTGACAATATAGTCTCTGAAAGTGGTGAAAAAGCTCCTAATCTTGTATACAAGGGCCGCCTTCAGAACCGCCGTTGGATCgctgttaaaaaatttactaagaTGGCTTGGCCTGATCCTAAGCAGTTTGCG GAGGAGGCTTGGGGTGTTGGGAAGTTGAGACATAAAAGGTTGGCTAATTTGATTGGGTATTGTTGTGATGGAGACGAGAGGCTTCTTGTTGCTGAATACATGCCTAATGATACTTTAGCTAAGCATTTATTTCACT GGGAAAATCAAACCATTGAATGGGCAATGCGTTTAAGAGTAGCCTTTTACATTGCTGAAGCCTTAGATTATTGCAGTTCTCAAGGGCGTCCATTATACCATGATTTGAATGCGTATAGGGTTCTCTTTGATGAG GATGGAGATCCGCGCCTTTCATGTTTTGGCTTGATGAAAAACAGTAGGGATGGGAAAAGTTACAGCACAAATCTTGCTTACACGCCTCCTGAGTATTTAAGAAATG GAAGGGTGACCCCTGAAAGCGTTATGTACAGTTTTGGTACTGTTCTTCTGGACTTGCTAAGTGGAAAGCATATCCCTCCAAATCAT GCTCTTGATATGATAAGAGGCAGAAACATCATTTTGTTAATGGATTCACATTTAGAGGGAAACTTTTCCACAGAAGAAGCAACTGTGGTTGTTGGTCTTGGTTCTCAATGTTTGCAATATGAACCCAGAGAACGGCCTAGCACAAAGGATCTTGTTACAACACTTGCTCGCCTGCAAACGAAACTTGAT GTCCCGTCGTATGTAATGCTTGGAATTGCAAAACATGAGGAAGCTCCGCCAACCCCTCAGCGCCCTCTCTCACCAATGGGTGAGGCTTGTTCAAGGATGGATCTCACAGCGATTCATCAGATCTTGGTTATGACACACTACAAAGATGATGAGGGAACAAATGAG TTATCTTTCCAAGAGTGGACACAACAAATGAGAGATATGCTGGACTCAAGGAAGCACGGGGACTATGCATTCCGtgataaagattttaaaacGGCAATTGACTGTTATTCCCAG TTCATAGATGTGGGAACCATGGTTTCTCCAACAGTTTTTGCACGGCGCAGTCTATGTTATCTCATGAATGATCAGCCAGATGCTGCCCTTCGAGATGCAATGCAAGCACAGTGTGTATATCCAGAGTGGCCTACAGCCTTTTATATGCAGTCAGTTGCACTTGCCAAACTGGACATGCATAATGATGCTGCTGACATGTTGAATGAAGCTGCTGCactagaagaaaagaaacggAGTGGGAAAGGATCATGA